Proteins encoded together in one Thermodesulfobacteriota bacterium window:
- a CDS encoding universal stress protein → MFRTILLPSDLFGVAPGFPRCLSGAAAIGVETAHLVQAIPPVAFGRAASLLRGLAQPGLAEQQAQLEALGLRVEIHTPQGEPVSVILDVAERENIGMIAVSSFSAGLFAEALVHPLADALLHQSAFPLLGLGCRGDAQTCRPLDQVFGGRLLFATDFSRCAAHALERVREIVARTGAEVVAMHVQERRRIFPYLADRLEEFDRTDRERLESLGRDLRRAGARTVQQELELGHAGPAICEAARRLAATLVVVGTRGRGWGEELFVGSVAQHVARNAPCPVLLVPGRREPV, encoded by the coding sequence ATGTTCCGGACGATCCTGCTGCCCTCCGACTTGTTCGGCGTCGCCCCCGGCTTTCCCCGCTGTTTGAGCGGCGCGGCGGCCATCGGCGTCGAGACGGCGCACCTGGTTCAGGCGATTCCGCCCGTGGCCTTTGGACGGGCCGCGAGCCTGCTCCGGGGCCTGGCCCAGCCGGGCCTCGCCGAGCAGCAGGCACAGCTCGAGGCCCTGGGGCTGCGGGTGGAGATCCACACCCCTCAGGGGGAGCCGGTCTCGGTGATTCTCGACGTCGCCGAACGCGAGAATATCGGGATGATCGCGGTCTCGTCCTTTTCGGCGGGCCTCTTCGCGGAGGCATTGGTTCACCCCCTTGCCGACGCCCTCCTGCACCAGTCCGCGTTTCCCCTCCTCGGGCTGGGGTGCCGGGGCGACGCCCAGACCTGTCGCCCCCTGGATCAGGTTTTCGGCGGCCGGCTCCTCTTCGCCACGGACTTCTCCCGCTGTGCCGCCCACGCCCTCGAACGGGTCCGGGAGATCGTCGCCCGCACCGGCGCCGAGGTGGTGGCGATGCACGTGCAGGAGAGGCGCCGCATCTTCCCCTACCTGGCCGACCGTCTGGAGGAGTTCGACCGCACCGACCGGGAGCGGCTGGAGAGCCTCGGTAGGGACCTGCGGAGAGCGGGCGCCCGGACCGTGCAGCAGGAGCTGGAACTCGGCCACGCCGGCCCCGCCATCTGCGAGGCCGCCCGGCGCCTGGCCGCCACCCTGGTCGTGGTGGGCACCCGGGGCCGGGGCTGGGGCGAAGAGCTCTTCGTGGGCAGCGTGGCACAGCACGTGGCCCGGAATGCGCCGTGCCCGGTGCTGCTCGTCCCCGGAAGAAGGGAGCCGGTCTGA
- a CDS encoding TlpA disulfide reductase family protein, which produces MIRRVFCALLSSTVVCLAAVAWATSVPLSLDGLPGLLPADECGEGAEPCPSPDASAAGAEKLLSAGAKAPAFELSDPEGNPVSFRGEKSGEPALLVFWSLFCPPCREEMPYFADLAVRYPPPGLRVIAVNLDGDSLARAVSQYARLQDLPFPVAMDEKRNGRFAAAGAYGVSGTPALVLIGADGRVVWSHEGRVDPLELESAVTEGLR; this is translated from the coding sequence ATGATCCGACGAGTGTTTTGCGCCCTCCTGAGCTCCACCGTCGTGTGCCTCGCCGCGGTGGCGTGGGCGACCTCCGTGCCCCTGTCCCTCGACGGCTTGCCGGGTCTGCTTCCCGCGGACGAGTGCGGAGAGGGGGCCGAGCCGTGCCCGTCGCCCGACGCTTCGGCTGCAGGCGCGGAGAAGCTCCTGTCTGCCGGTGCGAAGGCCCCAGCTTTCGAGCTTTCGGACCCGGAGGGGAATCCGGTCTCGTTTCGGGGGGAGAAGAGCGGAGAGCCGGCGCTCCTCGTCTTCTGGTCGCTCTTCTGCCCGCCCTGTCGGGAGGAGATGCCGTATTTCGCAGACCTGGCGGTTCGGTATCCCCCGCCGGGTCTGCGCGTGATCGCCGTCAACCTGGACGGCGACTCCCTGGCCCGGGCGGTGTCCCAATACGCGAGGCTGCAGGACCTTCCGTTCCCCGTGGCAATGGACGAGAAGCGAAACGGAAGATTCGCTGCCGCCGGAGCCTACGGGGTCAGCGGCACCCCCGCCCTGGTGCTCATCGGCGCGGACGGCAGGGTGGTATGGAGCCACGAGGGCAGGGTGGACCCCCTGGAGTTGGAGTCCGCCGTTACCGAGGGGTTGAGGTAG
- a CDS encoding glycosyltransferase family 2 protein yields MNGLSIVLPAYNEEGNIALLAAELAAVVRQIAPRWTVECLFVDDGSTDGTRAEILAARTRHPELGIRVIALDRNRGLTAAMDAGFRAARRDVVATLDTDLQNDPADLPRLLAHLDKADVVIGVRVNRRDGFVKRASSKIANAIRNRATGEDIIDTGCSLKVYRKEYLDRVKLFTGLHRFLPTLLKLEGARVVQVPVHHRPRIHGRAKYHLWNRLVGPLLDLFAVHWMQTRHLGYRWEELR; encoded by the coding sequence GTGAACGGCCTTTCCATCGTCCTTCCCGCCTACAACGAAGAGGGCAACATTGCTCTCCTGGCCGCCGAGTTGGCGGCCGTGGTCCGCCAGATTGCCCCCCGGTGGACCGTCGAGTGCCTGTTCGTGGACGACGGCTCGACCGACGGCACCCGAGCCGAGATCCTGGCCGCCCGCACCCGCCACCCCGAGCTCGGCATCCGGGTGATCGCGCTGGATCGCAACCGGGGTCTCACCGCGGCCATGGACGCGGGGTTCCGCGCTGCCCGCCGCGACGTCGTCGCCACCCTGGACACCGACCTCCAGAACGACCCCGCCGACCTGCCCCGTCTGCTCGCCCACCTGGACAAGGCCGACGTGGTGATCGGAGTGCGGGTGAACCGGCGCGACGGCTTCGTCAAGCGCGCCAGCTCGAAGATCGCCAACGCCATCCGCAACCGGGCTACCGGCGAAGACATCATCGACACCGGCTGCTCCCTCAAGGTGTACCGGAAGGAGTACCTCGACCGGGTCAAACTCTTCACGGGGCTCCATCGCTTCTTGCCCACGCTCTTGAAACTCGAGGGCGCCCGGGTGGTGCAGGTGCCGGTGCACCACCGGCCCCGGATCCACGGCCGAGCCAAATACCACCTCTGGAACCGGCTGGTGGGCCCGCTGCTCGACTTGTTTGCGGTGCACTGGATGCAAACGCGCCACCTGGGCTACCGCTGGGAGGAGCTCCGATGA
- a CDS encoding lipid-A-disaccharide synthase N-terminal domain-containing protein, which produces MTVDPWLVLGLGAQGLFTGRFLVQWVASERKRRSTMPKAFWYLSLAGSALLLVYAIHVRDPVFVVGQSFGFVVYVRNLMLWKSEEPRAGVA; this is translated from the coding sequence ATGACCGTCGACCCCTGGCTGGTGCTCGGCCTCGGCGCCCAGGGCCTCTTCACCGGACGGTTCCTCGTGCAGTGGGTAGCGAGCGAGCGAAAACGGCGCAGCACCATGCCCAAGGCGTTCTGGTACCTGTCCCTGGCCGGCAGCGCGCTCCTGCTGGTGTACGCGATCCATGTGCGCGACCCCGTGTTCGTCGTGGGCCAGTCTTTCGGGTTCGTGGTCTACGTGCGCAACCTAATGCTGTGGAAGAGTGAAGAGCCCCGTGCCGGGGTCGCGTGA
- a CDS encoding phospholipid carrier-dependent glycosyltransferase, producing MALLLAALLSGLPGQGFWGIHGEGRRAEVGREVYEEGRWLVPTLRGEPFVTKPPLLYWAIAGTFRLSGGVSEFRARLPGVAATAGTLLLVMALARALALQLAGGAGRGSGDSGRAAEKCARGYGLAAGLAFAANPLVLGMGRQAETEPLLLFFSTLSVYCFLKIRPGRDGSWGDPWRLLLAVSLTAGFLVKGPLGWLFPLFGIGTWEVLSGAGGRRLRWVDGLYFLLATAILALPWFAAVAQRVPGAVETWLGESVARLDPEFSTHREPFWYYVPRIASFGPWVVLLPALLYGLPGAWRRRDVQTLWPLLWFLVGVVFLSLATSKRIHYMLSLAPAYALGVAPLLAHGFEASALRRGLARGLRALLWLLPAGLLAAGLYLGMAQRSLGAAQTAILVLCAGGMACYLWSARRACLPWVLAAVMCASVAVAGVGVLPAVDAYRSPRAFFEEVREIVGPSAPVWNWQTDRLSSSFYLRRHVRNVADVEALRQVAPEGAWLFTSGHGEPSLPLGAEVVHVRESQDPFRPQRRQRWFLLRWYPEGGG from the coding sequence GTGGCGTTGCTTCTCGCGGCCCTGCTCAGCGGCCTTCCGGGGCAGGGGTTCTGGGGCATCCACGGGGAGGGTCGCCGCGCCGAGGTGGGGCGCGAGGTATACGAGGAAGGCCGGTGGCTCGTGCCGACCCTGCGGGGGGAGCCCTTCGTCACCAAGCCCCCGCTGCTCTACTGGGCCATTGCCGGGACCTTCCGGCTCTCCGGCGGAGTAAGCGAGTTTCGGGCCCGCCTTCCCGGGGTCGCCGCTACGGCCGGGACGCTGCTCCTGGTGATGGCCCTCGCCCGCGCCCTGGCGCTCCAACTCGCGGGCGGGGCAGGGCGGGGCTCTGGGGACTCGGGTCGTGCCGCCGAGAAGTGCGCCCGGGGGTACGGTTTGGCGGCCGGGCTTGCTTTTGCGGCCAACCCCCTGGTGCTGGGGATGGGGCGCCAGGCCGAGACGGAACCCCTGCTGCTCTTCTTCTCCACCCTGAGCGTGTACTGCTTTCTCAAGATCAGGCCCGGCCGGGATGGATCGTGGGGGGATCCGTGGCGTTTGCTGCTCGCGGTTTCCCTGACGGCGGGTTTCCTGGTCAAGGGCCCCCTGGGCTGGCTCTTCCCCCTCTTCGGCATCGGTACCTGGGAGGTGCTCTCCGGCGCGGGCGGCCGACGGCTGCGTTGGGTCGACGGCCTCTACTTCCTGCTGGCCACGGCGATCCTGGCGCTGCCGTGGTTCGCCGCCGTCGCCCAGAGGGTGCCGGGGGCCGTGGAGACCTGGCTGGGGGAATCCGTGGCCCGGCTGGACCCCGAGTTCTCGACCCACCGGGAGCCGTTCTGGTACTACGTGCCGCGCATCGCCAGCTTCGGTCCGTGGGTGGTGCTCCTGCCGGCGCTGCTGTACGGGCTTCCGGGGGCCTGGCGTCGGCGAGACGTGCAGACCCTCTGGCCTCTTCTCTGGTTCCTCGTCGGGGTCGTCTTCCTGAGCCTGGCCACGAGCAAGCGCATCCACTATATGCTCTCGCTCGCCCCCGCCTACGCCCTGGGCGTCGCCCCCCTGCTTGCCCACGGCTTCGAAGCCTCGGCGCTGCGCCGCGGCTTGGCGAGGGGTTTGCGAGCGCTACTGTGGCTCCTTCCCGCGGGGCTGCTCGCGGCGGGGCTCTATCTCGGGATGGCGCAGCGATCCCTTGGCGCCGCGCAGACGGCCATTCTGGTCCTCTGTGCCGGAGGGATGGCATGCTATCTGTGGAGCGCGCGGCGCGCCTGCCTTCCCTGGGTTCTCGCCGCCGTGATGTGCGCATCCGTTGCTGTGGCCGGGGTCGGAGTCCTGCCGGCGGTGGACGCCTACCGGTCGCCCCGGGCGTTCTTCGAGGAGGTCCGCGAGATCGTCGGGCCTTCCGCCCCGGTGTGGAACTGGCAGACCGATCGGCTCTCATCGAGCTTCTACCTGCGGCGCCACGTCCGGAACGTCGCGGACGTCGAGGCACTTCGGCAGGTCGCCCCCGAGGGGGCGTGGCTGTTCACCTCGGGCCACGGCGAGCCGTCCCTTCCCCTGGGCGCCGAGGTGGTCCACGTGAGGGAGTCGCAGGACCCGTTTCGCCCCCAACGGCGCCAGCGGTGGTTTCTGCTGCGCTGGTATCCGGAGGGAGGCGGCTGA
- a CDS encoding response regulator transcription factor, with protein MRLLIVEDDVDLSGALARGFRDEGFAVDQAFDGPDGLHAALGGEHDLVVLDLMLPGFDGFRVLRELRERGNRVPVVFLTARHEVEDRIRGLQLGGDDYLPKPFSFEELLARVRAVLRRASGVAQNRLQWGRLHLDVDAHRASWGDTDVPLTPKEFQLLEALLLQKGKVLTRTRLTLHLYDEAFESDSNVIDVHVAHLRRKMRAAGADNVVETVRGVGFRVPERPR; from the coding sequence GTGCGACTCTTGATCGTCGAGGACGACGTTGACCTCTCGGGAGCCCTGGCTCGAGGCTTTCGGGACGAGGGATTCGCGGTGGACCAGGCCTTCGACGGGCCCGACGGGCTGCACGCGGCCTTGGGTGGGGAGCACGACCTGGTGGTGCTCGACCTCATGCTGCCCGGCTTCGACGGCTTCCGGGTACTGCGGGAGCTGCGGGAGCGGGGCAACCGCGTGCCGGTGGTGTTCCTCACCGCCCGCCACGAGGTGGAGGACCGTATCCGGGGGCTGCAACTCGGCGGCGACGATTACCTGCCCAAGCCCTTTAGTTTCGAGGAGCTCCTGGCCCGGGTGCGGGCCGTGCTGCGCCGGGCCTCGGGAGTGGCGCAAAACCGCCTCCAGTGGGGACGCCTGCATCTCGATGTCGACGCCCATCGGGCTTCCTGGGGCGACACCGACGTTCCCCTGACGCCCAAGGAGTTCCAGCTCCTCGAAGCGCTCCTCCTCCAAAAGGGCAAGGTGCTCACCCGCACCCGCCTCACACTGCACCTCTACGACGAGGCCTTCGAGAGCGACTCGAACGTGATCGACGTCCACGTGGCCCATCTGCGCCGCAAGATGCGGGCCGCCGGGGCAGACAACGTGGTGGAGACCGTGCGCGGCGTGGGCTTCCGGGTGCCGGAGCGGCCGCGATGA